From the genome of Tachysurus fulvidraco isolate hzauxx_2018 chromosome 20, HZAU_PFXX_2.0, whole genome shotgun sequence, one region includes:
- the slc20a1b gene encoding sodium-dependent phosphate transporter 1-B, whose amino-acid sequence MVSTTLAAVTLMSTVVLATTGPLTDYLWLLIVGFIIAFILAFSVGANDVANSFGTAVGSGVVTLKVACILATVFETLGSVLLGAKVSETIRKGIIDVNMYAGNEHVLMAGSVSAMVGSAVWQLMASFLKLPISGTHCIVGATIGYSLVAKGVQGVRWFELLRIVASWFLSPLLSGFTSAVLFYFVRMFILKKKDPVPNGLRALPVFYAVTMGINLFSIMFTGAPMLGFDQLPWWGILLISIGFGIFTALLVWFIVCPYLKRKIKREIKSSSPSESPLMEKRDIEAHCPILKPVPENTSTLTSSTPQTAAPCEERRVTFDIGDSDEAEPKDGEIGNGSASKSAHVQFNNGPTHAPSNGYSQYHTVHKDSGLYKDLLHKLHLAKVGDCMGEGGDRPIRRNNSYTSYTLAIIGLHSEFKPRDSDFRACEDGDKDKVQERKRVRMDSYTSYCNAVAENGAPEDGIGDLEVTPEMTEEGGNSSTLEEERTEADKPEVSILFQFLQILTACFGSFAHGGNDVSNAIGPLVALWLVYQSGSVESTAPTPLWLLLYGGVGICIGLWVWGRRVIQTMGKDLTPITPSSGFSIELASAATVVIASNIGLPVSTTHCKVGSVVAVGWLRSRKAVDWRLFRNIFLAWFVTVPISCLISAAIMALFIYVIF is encoded by the exons ATGGTTTCAACAACTTTAGCTGCAGTAACGCTGATGAGCACTGTGGTGCTAGCCACCACGGGCCCATTGACTGACTACCTGTGGCTCCTGATTGTCGGATTCATCATCGCCTTCATTCTGGCCTTTTCCGTGGGTGCTAACGACGTCGCCAACTCATTTGGTACCGCTGTGGGCTCTGGCGTGGTCACCCTGAAAGTCGCATGCATCCTTGCTACCGTGTTCGAGACCCTTGGGTCAGTGCTTCTGGGAGCCAAAGTCAGCGAGACAATACGCAAAGGGATCATTGACGTGAACATGTACGCCGGAAATGAGCACGTTCTCATGGCCGGCTCGGTCAGCGCTATGGTTG GCTCTGCTGTTTGGCAGTTGATGGCTTCGTTTCTCAAATTGCCCATTTCTGGTACACATTGCATCGTAGGAGCAACTATCGGCTACTCCCTGGTGGCAAAAGGCGTACAGGGAGTCAGATGGTTTGAGCTTCTGCGAATTG TTGCGTCTTGGTTCCTCTCTCCGCTCCTCTCTGGCTTCACATCAGCTGTTCTCTTCTACTTTGTCCGCATGTTTATCTTGAAAAAG AAGGATCCGGTTCCCAACGGACTCAGGGCATTGCCTGTCTTCTACGCTGTCACTATGGGAATCAATCTGTTCTCCATCATGTTTACAGGCGCACCGA tgctgggatttgatcAACTGCCCTGGTGGGGAATCCTCCTCATCTCAATCGGATTTGGCATCTTCACTGCACTCCTCGTCTGGTTTATTGTTTGCCCCTACCTCAAGAGGAAGATCAAAC GTGAAATCAAGTCTTCTAGCCCCTCAGAGAGCCCCTTAATGGAGAAGAGGGATATAGAGGCACATTGTCCTATCCTCAAACCAGTTCCTGAGAACACATCTACCCTGACCTCCAGCACTCCTCAAACAGCAGCTCCTTGTGAAGAACGTAGAGTAACCTTCGACATCGGGGACTCGGACGAAGCTGAACCGAAAGATGGTGAAATCGGCAATGGGAGCG CTTCCAAATCAGCCCACGTTCAGTTTAACAACGGCCCCACCCACGCCCCCAGTAATGGCTACAGTCAGTACCACACTGTCCACAAAGACTCGGGTCTCTACAAGGACCTGCTGCACAAGCTGCACCTCGCCAAAGTGGGCGACTGCATGGGCGAGGGTGGAGACCGGCCCATCCGCCGCAACAACAGCTACACCTCCTATACTTTGGCCATCATCGGCCTCCACAGCGAGTTCAAGCCCCGGGATTCGGATTTCCGTGCCTGTGAGGATGGAGATAAGGACAAGGTGCAAGAGCGCAAGAGGGTCCGCATGGACAGCTACACAAGCTACTGCAATGCTGTTGCTGAGAACGGAGCTCCCGAAGATGGCATCGGAGACTTAGAAGTGACCCCTGAGATGACTGAAGAAGGAGGAAACAGCAGCACACTGGAGGAGGAAAGGACAGAGGCGGATAAACCAGAAGTTTCCATTTTGTTCCAGTTCCTGCAGATTCTTACTGCTTGTTTTGGCTCTTTCGCCCACGGTGGAAATGACGTCAG TAATGCTATTGGTCCATTGGTGGCGCTGTGGTTGGTTTATCAAAGTGGTTCAGTGGAGTCCACTGCTCCTACCCCTCTCTGGCTGCTGCTGTATGGAGGAGTGGGCATCTGCATTGGGTTGTGGGTTTGGGGCCGCAGAGTCATCCAGACCATGGGCAAAGATCTCACTCCTATCACTccctccag TGGGTTCAGCATCGAGCTGGCTTCAGCTGCCACTGTGGTCATTGCCTCAAACATCGGTCTTCCCGTCTCCACTACCCACTGCAag